The Astatotilapia calliptera chromosome 4, fAstCal1.2, whole genome shotgun sequence genome segment TCATACATCGAGGGATTACCTAACGACACACAGAAGTAAATATACAATAAGGAAGAGCTGCGTCTGCCTTTCTGATGAGGAAAACTGACAAAGACGAGGCATTGCGGGTTCCCCAAAGGCAGCACCGACCCCACGAAAGAGGGAAACTGTACTCTCCTTTCTGCTGAGTGTGACTTGGCCGAGTGTGTGCTTAAAAACTGTGTATCCACAAGGGTCGAGTTTTCAGTGAGAGCCGGGCGATATTTCATACCaaatttagaaagaaaacagttAAAGGTATCAAGTTGAGTTCATGACGCCTGGGAAGAAATCCTGTAATAAAATAACAGTTGTTTGCCTGCGAGGGATCTGAGAGGTTGTTTATAATGGGTCTGTGAACACTGATGAACTTTGACGCTATTTGATgaccacaaaaaaacaagacagaggAGCCACGATTTCAGGATTTAATTACGCCaaattacaaagaaataaaacacacgATGCTTTCATTTCTTGAGAAGTTGATGTACAGACTTATAGACAGATCTTTCCTCAGCATATGGAATATAAATAGTGTGGTGAATTTACAGATCAGCAATGGGCTTGTGTGGCCAATAaggatgcttttctttgtccaGCTTTGTTTCTGGGAATGTGTCATTCAGGTCTTCAATCGTCATCTGGTCAAATGGGATCATGTTCTTGAATTTTTCCAGCTgggaaaggaagaaaagatgatcagaaaaaagaaaaaaaacaaaacatggcttTAATAAACCCTACTAGGCCTTAAGTGGAAATGTCTCAGCCgacttttttctccttcagaataaaatgtgCTGCCAGTTTTCCATGAACACCCAATATTCAGAAGCACTGGGTGCTACTGAATATCCACCTGAATCTGATAAATACAGAGTaaagtggttgccccatgatcggaaggttgggggttcgaatccactgaacggctattctgaggtacccctgagcaaggtactgtccctacacactgctctccGGGCGCCTGctcagtggctgcccactgcttcactgagtgaatgggccaaatgcagaggaaaaaaaacaagtaatttccccacggggatcaataaagtatacatcattattattatcatcattattatcactGACTGTGACTGTGTTCTGGACTgccaatttatttaatattcctCTGTCTCTGAATGTGTGCCAGCCTGAAATTAAACTGTGGCTGTCAGAGTTGGTGGAGACACGTATACATAATAATGTatacgtgtgtatatatacatatacttgTACTTCTGGGAGTATAAGTGTTGAGGGGGGAGCGGAGGCTGCCATTGCAACTTGGATAAATGCTATAATGATTACAGAGTATCTGAAGACTGCCCTTCGCCTCAAACAGGTGGAGCTCCAAACTGCCTTTTCTGCTAATTAATTCTGTGATGTTAACGCTGTGCGCCCCAGTGCACTTTTTCCAGCAGTCACCTGTTGTCTCGGGTGTGGCTATGATACTTTAACCTGATCTAACAGGTGCAAACGTTTTCTGGACCCCTGAGGCAAGTGAAAATCCCGTCATCGCTTCCTGTGTTTCTGCTCCAGCTCCTGACAAACTGCTGCCAGGTACTAACACCTAATGCAAAACCGAGTCAAGTCAAGTAGATGCTAGCGGAAAATAGCCTGATGTTTGAGCTTAAGGAAAGATGGTGTTGAAAAAGTTAAATGTCACTTAAGTTGtccaaaaataacaaatgaaaagtATAAGGCTCACCTGTTTTTCATACTGAGCGATACGAGCCTTGGATGCTTCAATGTAGGCAGTGGCTGTTTTGTTCTGGAAGACAAGTAAACATTACAAAAGACTCATTCATGTGCATGTTCATTATCCGTGTTTATGTTGTGcttgactttttttattttttcaaaattaaactTTGGATTTTGTCCTTCTCAGCTTTATGTTCAGGATGGGACACACATTCTTACATCCACCATCTCCAAACAGAGGCACTCACCGCTTCCTCCTCCTGAGCATTTATAATTGCTGTCTGAGTGTCTACAGGCTCCGGGACCTTCAGGGCACTGAACTGTGGGACACATTAAATATAAGGTTTATACATTCAAGTAACTGGAAAAAAGGCCACAAGTACGCAAAATACACAAAGCACAGCTGCTAATTTTTTCCCAGTATTTTTAAGCAGTGGTTCAAATGTTTCTAACCCCTGTGAAAAACTGTAACTAAAGTGAATCTGgctgctgttttggtttaaactttaaaaaatgctggaaaaaatGAGTGCAAATTAAAAAGCATGATTATTTTGCCAAAAGCCTGTAACTGGAAAATATCAGTAATATTAATATGACgttaacattttacatttcttcaTTAAAGCTATCGTAGAGGCACTACGACACTGATTCTAAAAATGTTGggacactgtgtaaaatgtaaagaacaGAATTCAAATCATATTTCATTTGCAATTCGTTGCTAATAAAACATCTCATTTTGTAactaattaggttaattggcaacAGGGCAGTTGCATGCTTGGTTATATAAAAAGCAGCTTAGATAGGCAGAATCTCAAAAGGAAAGGTGGGCAGAGGTTCACCCATCAACAGACTTTTATTAAAAGTGGTAGATTTTTCATATTTGATATGTTTCAAACACGTTTCTAGGTTTTACtatgaataaaaaaaggagCTTATGAGATttacaaatcattgcattctatGTTTATTTGTATGTTGCGTAGGTGCCAACTTCTTTTGAATCGGTACATTTAGTGCAGGCTTACCTTCTTTTCAAACTCATCTACCATGCCTGCTTTAGCCACAACAGATCTGTAGTAGCTCCAGTCAATAGCAGGAGGTTTCTCGGGTAGAGAGGTGAGTCTGTGAACACACAACAGCTAACTTACTGTCATCACAAGACATGTAAACAGACAAGACATGACAGAAGAGCTCCTATTGACAAAATCTGCACACTTTCACAGATGTATTCTGGGCATACTCATGATGCAATGCCAATAACAGATGCAGAGGTCGTCTAAATAAAGTTAATTACAGTTAACTAAATACTAAGAAATAATACCAAACATGTATGACACGGGTGGCAAAGAAGAGCATGCTGGTGACTTCACATCAGGCTATTTTATGGGCGCAATGCGCCTTTGTAAAATGCTAGAACAGGGTTTGAAGACTGAATACACACTTGGCAGCAATGGCATCACTTCGTGTCTTCAGGTTGTTGAACATGGTCCTCTGGTTGGGCGGCACCCTCTCAGCGAAAGCCGTCCAGTCAATGGCCTTCAGTGCAGCTCGTCTCCCAGCCATGTTTGGGAATGTGTGAGCTGAAGAGGACAACAAGACCAGAGACCGGTGTTTCAGATTAACTGGTGTTGGTCAAACAGAACGCAGGGACTGAAGCTGTCACAATTTCAGCTTTACATTTGGATTCCTGTGCTGGTTGTTTTTAATGCAACACTTCAGTCATCAGAAAGACACTAAACAAaatctgaaaacaaataaaagtattgACTCATTTAAAGATTCTTCTCCTGAAAGTGAAACTCCTACAAATACCTCTGTTCCCAACTTTCAGGTGACAAACTTATACTGAGGCCATTTAGTAAATCCAGCAGCTTTTTAACATCAAAAGAAGGCTCTGCGCTGCTGCAGACATTAGTAAATCTGACCctaaactagagctgggcgatatgagattttttcatatcacgatatgtttttttcatttcaggcgataacgatatctatcacgatataagccaaataactatatttgtaagatttaaatgtgccgttgctcacaagtaaaatgtgaaataatcagcagcttgtttttatttaaaattcaaattcaatttttttttatttgtcacgtacacagtcatacacagtacgatatgtagtgaaatgttaaatatttatttcccataataagttcaacagggtagatgtacttaaggaacatgagactttttcagataaataaaggcaaatattgcaaactacacaaaaggcagccgctaaagcgtttaagtttcaaaatagaacaaacgaaacagactactaaattgtcaattccacttagaaacaaaatattaattctaaaaataaatcttagtttgttttacagaagaacagacaaaactgactaacttttgtcaatatcaaataaactgagaactaaaaggaaattctcaatctctccttgttgtatagctgagcttttcaaacagttttaacagttactttagtctgacaaaagccgaatgacgaattagcgcttccagtcagagactgaggctacgtccacacgtacacgggtatttttgaaaacggagattttccattttcgttttaaaaaataatcccgtccacacataaaggcagaaatgaaggaaaacgctgctatgaacatgccaaagcagcaggtggcgctagattcctaaccgtgcctaaatgttggccaatcagaagtctagaagcctcggtgggaaaaagtaaacaaagctggggcatagaagcagaaccgagtcgtatgtgtggagggacagtaactgtgtgtatatgtaagcatttaaacactgcagagagtagaattaacagtaacagtattgtagaaatccatttcaccgaaacaataacgtggcgcacagtgtgacgcatgcaccagtttattgtatttccagacttgctttcggcacaatttacagtgcacgctactctatttttgtcagacttgaaatagccgaaataccttcccactacggaacttctatggctcttccgtttgacaatctctccggcattggaaccatcatctgttttctcttcggtcacgctcggttgatttttctagtcggcacactcatttcctccattacccgctggctgcttcccaaacaaacacacgtgcggcttggcacttgtgctgtacataacaagtcacgcgacgtgacgctgcggctgtgattggttcggctctgcgctacttaatttggattggctgacctttttttttttttttttttttttttttgaggacaagagcggcgaggtctatcgcgatagcttaatttctctatcgagtaaaagttatatcgcgatacatatcgttatcgttctatcgcccagctctaccctAAACGTTCTTCCATCTTTAAAATGCCAGCCTTTGTAATAAGGGATATTTTTTCACAGGCTTTTCTCATTTAAATCACCCCATAAAACAACAGGGTTGGAACGCAGTGTGCCGCTTTGTAGTCCATCTTCAACACGGCGGACATCCTGAGTCACATCGTTAAGGAGAGACAAGTGTAAGGCTGTTCTCTTTTCCTAAGTCCTGAGAAATTCTCCTATCCACTTTTCCTGGTAAGAGTTTAGGAAAAGAGATTAGGACTAGGATACAGGAGGTACTTTTGGAAAGCATTCCAGGTGTAGTTGTGTCACAGGTTAACCGGGTTTACTGTCACAATGACAGCGTAACATGGGCTGACATCCAATCTGAGTGCAGATACGTGTATGTGTAATTGTATGGTGTAGTTGCAGTGATGATCGATCTCACATCAAAGAAAGCTTTCgggaatatttaaaatatccTGGTATGTTTAAAACACATTGAGCTGGTCATTGTCTAAAAATGGAGAATGAGCACTGAGCATATAGCTGCCCACGTTAGACTGACTGGgtgaacagcaccatgcagggaAACCCGAAAGTCGGTGGAGCTGATCGGTGATGTCATAGGGAAAATATCAGCTTGTGATTTAtgttacagaaacacaaaggtGCGCGACCGGACAGAAggctttttaatatttatttatttgtttttaattaaaataatgtaatCGTTGTCTGAAGATAATTTTCATACTGATTATCACCTTACAATCAATAACGATGCTGCTTTAACTTTCTGGGTAAAATATTGCTCAGTGAGAGCCATTAAAgggttgtttttcttaacagattgtttttttttatttattattgttgttcttATTAAAATGTCCCATCCGCACACTTATGTTATACAGCTAACGCAATGTGCCTTCAGTCTAATGAACTTAAAACGTAGCTAAACATTAGCAGCATAAGCATCCCGAGGTTAGCACGCAGTAAACACAGTTTATACGTTGCTgtcgttttattttttctaacattATGTGAACAACTTTGAAAAAGATGTCCAAGATTAGACTGTGGCGATTAGTTTTAAGGTTTGTTTTGATAAATCTGAACTTCATGTACATACCAACTCCGCAGGGACAGACCGCCGACAGGAAGCGGAagactgtcttcttcttctacatATATATTGGCGGTTGGCAAACAACTGAAaggtgcattaccgccaccaactggtATGGAGTGTGGTCTGGAACATCACtcaaaaaaccctaaaaaaacccaaacaaacaaagcccATCATTAATCCTTTTCCCTATTTCCACCATAAACTCTGGGACCACAACTGCTACACCAGTTTCTCTCCACATCATATTGTAAGCCTTTTCTATGTCAAAAAACACTGCAACTacattctctttatttatttctgctgaGTTCATGTTCCAAACACAATACCGGATCCATTGCATTTCTCCCTCTTCGGAACCCACTTTGATGTTTAGATATATAGCCTTTACTTTCTGTATAGTATATTAATCTTTCATTTATCATTCGTTCCATTACTTTGCAGACATTTGATGTTAAAGCGATAGGCCTGTAAATTTCCTGGGTGGACACCACCACAGCCTCCTTCCAGCTTTGTGGCAGTTTTCCACCCTCCCAAACTCTGTTATACAACTCTAACAAAAGATCTTTAGCTGACTCACTGAGTTGGTttaacatgatatagcatgccTGATCTATTCCTGGTGCTGATAATTTAGATTTCTAGAGTACTCGATGTAGTTCTGTCTTTGTAAAAGgaatatttaatgaatcatctgTATCCTCTACCAGTTCCAATAAGTCTCCATTCTCTGTAATTGTCATTTCTCTTCCTCATCGCCCTTCCTTACTAACATTGCCTGAACTGTGGATGTTAACAAAAGTTTTTGCCAACACATTTGCCTTTTTCTCATCTCATGTTACTACTCCATCCCTCAAGATTGGATAACGATACTCCCTTTTCATACCATTCATCCTTCTAATCATTGACCAaacattctgtatttttgtctCCCTCCCCACTGAATTACAAAAACCCCTCCAGAATTCCctctttgcatttttaatggttGTTTTTACCTTAGCTTGTTATCTTTTATATTCAGTGAAATTCTGAAAATTGTGATTCTTCTTTAATATCTTAAAAGCCTAATCACTTTATCACACTTCTTCGTCCACCAAGGTACAATTGTCTTCTTCCTTCTaccttctttcctttttatcACCCTGCTTGCCGCCTCTAAAACTGCCTCACAAATAGAATAATTTAACTCATCCACCCCCACATTCATATCAATCTTTTGCATTTCTTGATCACTAACTATTCTAAATGTATCCCAATCAGGATCATTAAAACACCACTTCTTCACCCCCTTATATCCTGTTTCTCTATAATCAACTCAATCTCTGTCATTATAGGATAATGGTCACTTTCAGTACCTGCCAGGAACAATTACCTCCCAATGAGTTTGACTCCAAAGTAAGGCCAATTGCTGATTCGGACCCTGTTATAAC includes the following:
- the atp5pd gene encoding ATP synthase peripheral stalk subunit d, mitochondrial; this translates as MAGRRAALKAIDWTAFAERVPPNQRTMFNNLKTRSDAIAAKLTSLPEKPPAIDWSYYRSVVAKAGMVDEFEKKFSALKVPEPVDTQTAIINAQEEEANKTATAYIEASKARIAQYEKQLEKFKNMIPFDQMTIEDLNDTFPETKLDKEKHPYWPHKPIADL